ATATCTTCGTCCTTCGCTGCGAGGAACCCGCCGAACGGGGGCCGCTGCCGCTGCAGGTCGACCAGCGTCTCCTTCTTGAATACGGGCAGCCGCGACAGATCGTCCACGGTCTTGAGATCGGCCGGAGCGAGGCCTGCGCGATCAAACATCTCCCGGATGGCGGGTGCAAGCTGGTAGGCTGCATGATGAATCTGTTGCAGGAGTGTGAAGCGGGTCTCCTGGTTCATTACCGTCTCCTGTTTGCCTTTCCGGTTTGCTTTTCCTACTTGCCGGCGAAGAGTGGTTTGCGTTTTTCCTCGAATGCGGCAAGTCCCTCCTTCAGGTCGTAGCTGTGGGCGTGGACTTCGCTGACGAGCAGTTCTTGTCGCAATGCTATCGCCGAAGGTTGGTCGAGGCCATCATCGACCAGCGCCTTCATGCGGCGAAGCACGAGCGGGCTCTTGTTGACGAGCTTGGTGACCAGCGTCTCGGTGGCCGGGATCAGCATGTCGTCATCAACGACCTCGTTAACTAGTCCGGCGGCGACAAGCTGGTCGGCCGGCACGAATTCGCCGGTGTAGAGCAGATATTTCGCGCGGGTCGGGCCGATCTTGCGCGGCAGCCGCACCGAGCTGCCGCCGCCCGGCAAGAGGCCATAGTTCGCGTGCGCGTCGCCGAGCCTGGCTGAACGCGCAGCGACGACGAGATCGCAGCACAGCGTCAGTTCGAGGCCGCCGGCCAGCGTCAATCCGTTCAGCGCTGCAATGACGGGCATGGGGAACGTCTCGAGGCGGTTCATGACGAGGAGAACGGTATCGAGAAAGCGGCTCAGTGCAGTTTCGTCGTCGCCCGCTTCGCTGCGCACGAATTTGAGGTCGGCGCCGGCGCAGAACGAGCGCCCCGCTCCGGTCAGCACCACGGCGCGGACGTCCGATTGCTGAGCCCTGTCGAGTGCCGCATTGATGCCCGAAACCACCGCCGGAGTGATGGCATTGAGTGCATCCGGCCGGTTCAGGGTGATCCACATAGCGCCGCCCCGAACTTCAGAAATCACCGGTTCCACAGCGCTTCCCTTATTAATTGACTTCAAAGTTAGTTGATTATTCACCCGGTTATGTTACAGACTGTCGGGACTAATGCAAGTCAAGTTGCTGCCGGAAAGTGCATCATGAGTCTTCCCCTCGCTGGAATTCGGGTGATCAGTCTGGCTGAACAGTATCCGGGGCCCTACGCAACCTTGTTGCTGAGCGATCTTGGCGCCGAGGTGATCCTTGTGGAGCGGCCGGGAGCAGGCGACCCTGCACGGCAGTTTCCGGCCTTTCATGGAGCGCTCAATCGCGGCAAGCAGTCGGTGGCGCTGGATCTCAAGGGCGTCGAAGGCAAGCTGCAGCTGCGCAGGCTGGTCGCTTCCGCCGACGTGCTGATGGAAGGATTTCGTCCGGGCACCATGGCGCGTCTCGGTTTCGGCTATGACGCGATGGCGCAGCTCAATCCGAGGTTGGTCTATGTCTCGATCTCGGGCT
Above is a genomic segment from Hyphomicrobiaceae bacterium containing:
- a CDS encoding enoyl-CoA hydratase/isomerase family protein, whose protein sequence is MWITLNRPDALNAITPAVVSGINAALDRAQQSDVRAVVLTGAGRSFCAGADLKFVRSEAGDDETALSRFLDTVLLVMNRLETFPMPVIAALNGLTLAGGLELTLCCDLVVAARSARLGDAHANYGLLPGGGSSVRLPRKIGPTRAKYLLYTGEFVPADQLVAAGLVNEVVDDDMLIPATETLVTKLVNKSPLVLRRMKALVDDGLDQPSAIALRQELLVSEVHAHSYDLKEGLAAFEEKRKPLFAGK